A genomic window from Salvia miltiorrhiza cultivar Shanhuang (shh) chromosome 5, IMPLAD_Smil_shh, whole genome shotgun sequence includes:
- the LOC130985078 gene encoding tetrahydroberberine oxidase-like, with product MKTPSISTHLSFFLLLILSCSSAAYADRQYNFLHCLSQKANNYSSISDDIYTPANSSYTSILLSQIRNLRFASASTPKPQVIITPEHESEIPPVVRCARRTGLEIRTRSGGHDMEGLSYVSKVPFVVIDLINLSEVTVDVEEKTAWIEAGATTGIVYYKIAEKSPTLGFPGAICTTVGVGGHFSGGGYGAMLRKYGLAGDNVVDARIIDVHGRILDRKSMGEDLFWAIRGAGGASFGVITAWKVQLVDVPKTVTVFSIVRNVEEQNGAELWHRWQYVAPKADKDLFVGVIVFRVNTTVQVNFFSVFQGGADRLVSYMQEIFPELGLVREDCTEMSWIQSTLFSNQMPIDPLDALLNRTQPGLRQLKAKSDYVRTPIPLNAIEGMVSMLREPEADETIYYMVPYGGRMDEISESFTPFPHRAGALYKLAGLTYWQDSEAADADRYINWSRKYYEYMTPYVSSSPREAYFNYRDLDIGVNNPNGKTSYARASIWGKPYYKNNFDRLVRVKTVVDPTNFFKNEQSIPPLQAKWTKKGN from the coding sequence ATGAAAACTCCTTCAATCTCCACTCATCTCTCATTCTTTCTTCTCCTCATCTTGTCATGCTCATCCGCAGCTTATGCTGATAGGCAATACAACTTTCTTCATTGTCTCTCCCAAAAAGCCAACAACTACTCTTCCATTTCTGATGATATTTACACTCCTGCAAACTCATCCTACACTTCCATCCTCCTATCCCAAATCCGAAACCTTAGGTTCGCATCGGCATCTACTCCTAAACCGCAAGTAATCATAACCCCAGAGCACGAATCCGAAATCCCACCTGTCGTTCGTTGTGCCAGACGAACTGGTCTGGAGATCAGAACTCGAAGCGGTGGCCATGACATGGAGGGACTGTCTTATGTCTCAAAAGTCCCGTTTGTGGTCATAGATTTGATCAATCTAAGCGAAGTTACAGTCGACGTGGAGGAGAAAACGGCGTGGATCGAAGCAGGTGCAACCACCGGCATTGTATACTACAAGATTGCAGAAAAGAGCCCCACTCTAGGGTTTCCCGGTGCTATTTGCACTACAGTAGGCGTCGGCGGCCACTTCAGCGGAGGAGGCTACGGCGCAATGCTTAGAAAATACGGCCTCGCCGGAGATAACGTCGTCGATGCAAGAATAATCGACGTTCATGGCAGGATTCTCGACAGAAAATCAATGGGCGAGGATTTGTTCTGGGCGATCAGAGGCGCCGGAGGTGCCAGCTTCGGTGTGATCACTGCTTGGAAGGTGCAACTGGTCGATGTTCCAAAAACAGTCACTGTTTTCTCAATCGTGAGGAACGTGGAAGAACAGAACGGCGCTGAACTGTGGCACCGCTGGCAATACGTGGCGCCTAAAGCCGACAAAGATTTGTTCGTCGGAGTTATTGTGTTCAGGGTGAACACGACGGTTCAAGTTAATTTCTTCTCAGTTTTCCAAGGCGGCGCGGACAGATTAGTTTCATATATGCAAGAAATCTTCCCTGAGTTAGGGTTAGTGAGAGAAGACTGCACTGAGATGAGCTGGATCCAATCCACCTTGTTTAGCAACCAAATGCCGATCGATCCACTTGATGCTCTGCTCAACCGGACTCAGCCCGGCCTCAGACAGCTCAAAGCCAAGTCGGATTATGTCCGGACTCCCATTCCCTTGAACGCGATCGAAGGCATGGTGAGTATGCTACGTGAACCAGAAGCGGACGAGACTATTTACTACATGGTTCCATACGGTGGAAGAATGGATGAAATATCAGAATCATTCACACCGTTTCCTCACAGAGCTGGTGCGCTCTACAAACTTGCTGGCTTAACTTACTGGCAAGACTCTGAGGCTGCAGATGCGGACAGATACATAAACTGGAGCCGCAAGTATTACGAATACATGACTCCTTACGTCTCGAGCTCTCCCAGAGAAGCGTATTTCAACTACAGAGATCTCGACATCGGAGTGAATAACCCTAATGGGAAGACGAGCTATGCACGAGCCAGTATTTGGGGGAAGCCGTATTACAAGAATAATTTCGATCGTCTTGTTCGGGTGAAGACAGTTGTTGATCCAACCAATTTCTTCAAGAATGAACAGAGCATTCCGCCGTTGCAGGCGAAGTGGACTAAGAAAGGGAATTAA
- the LOC130985074 gene encoding tetrahydroberberine oxidase-like, with protein sequence MKTPSISSLAPILLLIISCSWAASADDHDDFLECLSENFQNYSTISNDVYTVANSSYTPILQFSIRNLRFGSASTPKPQVIITPDHESQIPPIIYCARDNDLEIRTRSGGHDIEGLSYVSRVPFVIIDLINLSEITVDAENKTAWVEAGATIGSLYYTIAEKSPILGFPAGFCPTVGVGGHFSGGGYGPLLRKYGLAGDNIIDARIIDVQGRILDRKSMGEDLFWAIRGGGGASFGVITAWKVQLVDVPETVTVFSVRRTSEQNATQLVHRWQDVAPKLDRDLLIAVTLNRVNYSGQEGRNATIQANFWSLFLGGADRLLPILQESFPELGVLREDCIEMSWIESVLYFSEAPVIPPSQQQPLEMLLNRTQPNLGSLKVKSDYVQKPIPELGLQGIERLLYEAEIGSVVAMIPYGGRMAEISESETPFPHRAANLYKIVGTVYWQGDEARGSERYISWSRRYYSYMAPYVSSSPREAYLNYRDLDIGVNNVVGETSYEQASVWGKPYYKDNFDRLVRVKTAVDPENFFRNEQSIPSLYSDKDD encoded by the coding sequence ATGAAAACTCCCTCCATCTCATCTCTCGCACCCATTCTTCTTCTCATCATCTCGTGCTCATGGGCAGCTTCTGCCGATGATCACGACGATTTTCTCGAATGTCTCTCCGAAAATTTTCAGAACTACTCCACGATTTCAAACGACGTTTACACCGTCGCCAACTCATCATACACTCCCATCCTTCAATTCTCCATCCGAAACCTGAGGTTCGGGTCGGCATCAACTCCTAAACCGCAAGTGATCATAACCCCGGATCACGAATCCCAGATCCCGCCAATCATATACTGCGCCAGAGATAATGATCTGGAAATCAGAACTCGAAGTGGCGGCCACGACATAGAGGGACTATCGTACGTCTCACGAGTCCCGTTCGTGATCATTGATTTGATCAATCTCAGTGAGATCACAGTCGATGCTGAGAATAAAACTGCGTGGGTCGAAGCAGGCGCAACCATCGGTTCTTTATACTATACGATTGCAGAAAAAAGCCCAATTCTAGGGTTTCCTGCGGGCTTTTGCCCGACCGTCGGTGTCGGTGGCCACTTCAGTGGAGGGGGCTACGGCCCCCTGTTGAGAAAATACGGCCTCGCTGGAGATAACATCATCGATGCAAGAATAATCGACGTCCAGGGCAGGATTCTCGACAGAAAATCAATGGGCGAGGACCTGTTCTGGGCCATCAGAGGCGGCGGAGGCGCCAGCTTCGGCGTGATCACTGCCTGGAAGGTACAACTGGTGGATGTTCCAGAAACAGTCACTGTTTTCTCAGTGCGCAGGACCTCGGAGCAGAACGCGACCCAGCTCGTCCACCGCTGGCAAGACGTGGCTCCCAAGCTCGACAGAGACTTGCTCATCGCCGTCACGTTGAACAGGGTGAATTATTCCGGCCAAGAGGGAAGGAACGCGACGATCCAAGCCAATTTCTGGTCACTTTTCCTCGGCGGAGCCGACAGATTGCTTCCAATCCTGCAGGAAAGTTTCCCTGAGTTGGGCGTATTGAGAGAAGACTGCATCGAGATGAGCTGGATCGAATCCGTCTTATATTTCTCGGAAGCCCCAGTGATCCCACCTTCTCAGCAGCAGCCACTTGAAATGTTGCTCAACAGAACTCAACCAAACCTAGGAAGCCTCAAAGTGAAATCAGATTACGTGCAGAAACCCATTCCTGAATTAGGGTTACAAGGTATTGAGAGACTGTTATACGAAGCAGAAATCGGGTCTGTTGTCGCAATGATCCCATACGGTGGAAGAATGGCTGAAATCTCAGAATCGGAAACTCCATTCCCTCACAGAGCTGCAAACCTGTACAAGATTGTTGGCACGGTGTATTGGCAGGGCGACGAGGCTCGAGGTTCGGAGAGGTACATAAGCTGGAGCAGAAGGTACTACAGTTACATGGCTCCTTACGTCTCGAGCTCGCCCAGGGAAGCGTACCTCAACTACAGAGATCTCGACATCGGAGTGAATAACGTTGTCGGTGAGACGAGTTACGAGCAAGCCAGCGTTTGGGGGAAGCCGTATTACAAGGACAATTTCGATCGTCTTGTTCGGGTGAAAACTGCAGTTGATCCGGAGAATTTCTTCAGGAATGAACAGAGCATTCCGTCGTTGTATTCCGACAAAGATGATTAG
- the LOC130985077 gene encoding tetrahydroberberine oxidase-like: protein MKTPSISTHLSFFLLLILSCSSAAYADRQYNFLHCLSQKANNYSSISDDIYTPANSSYTSILLSQIRNLRFASASTPKPQVIITPEHESEIPPVVRCARLTGLEIRTRSGGHDMEGLSYVSKVPFVVIDLINLSEVTVDVEEKTAWIEAGATTGIVYYKIAEKSLTLGFPGAICTTVGVGGHFSGGGYGAMLRKYGLAGDNVVDARIIDVHGRILDRKSMGEDLFWAIRGAGGASFGVITAWKVQLVDVPKTVTVFSILRNVEEQKGAELWHRWQYVAPKADKDLFVGVIVFRVNTTVQVNFFSVFQGGADRLVSYMQEIFPELGLVREDCTEMSWIQSTLFSNQMPIDPLDALLNRTQPGLRQLKAKSDYVRTPIPLNAIEGMVSMLREPEADETIYYMVPYGGRMDEISESETPFPHRAGALYKLAGLTYWQDSEAADADRYISWSRKYYEYMTPYVSSSPREAYFNYRDLDIGVNNPNGKTSYGRASIWGKPYYKNNFDRLVRVKTVVDPTNFFKNEQSIPPLQAKWTKKGN, encoded by the coding sequence ATGAAAACTCCTTCAATCTCCACTCATCTCTCATTCTTTCTTCTCCTCATCTTGTCATGCTCATCCGCAGCTTATGCTGATAGGCAATACAACTTTCTTCATTGTCTCTCCCAAAAAGCCAACAACTACTCTTCCATTTCTGATGATATTTACACTCCTGCAAACTCATCCTACACTTCCATCCTCCTATCCCAAATCCGAAACCTTAGGTTCGCATCGGCATCTACTCCTAAACCGCAAGTAATCATAACCCCAGAGCACGAATCCGAAATCCCACCTGTCGTTCGTTGTGCCAGACTAACTGGTCTGGAGATCAGAACTCGAAGCGGTGGCCATGACATGGAGGGACTGTCTTATGTCTCAAAAGTCCCGTTTGTTGTCATAGATTTGATCAATCTAAGCGAAGTCACAGTCGACGTGGAGGAGAAAACGGCGTGGATCGAAGCAGGTGCAACCACCGGCATTGTATACTACAAGATTGCGGAAAAGAGCCTCACACTAGGGTTTCCCGGTGCTATTTGCACTACAGTAGGCGTCGGCGGCCACTTCAGCGGAGGAGGCTACGGCGCAATGCTTAGAAAATACGGCCTCGCTGGAGATAACGTCGTTGATGCAAGAATAATCGACGTTCATGGCAGAATTCTTGACAGAAAATCAATGGGTGAGGATTTGTTCTGGGCGATCAGAGGCGCCGGAGGTGCCAGCTTCGGCGTGATCACTGCTTGGAAGGTGCAACTGGTCGATGTTCCAAAAACAGTCACTGTTTTCTCAATCCTGAGGAATGTGGAAGAACAGAAAGGAGCTGAACTGTGGCACCGCTGGCAATACGTGGCGCCTAAAGCTGACAAAGATTTGTTCGTCGGAGTTATTGTGTTCAGGGTGAACACGACGGTCCAAGTTAATTTCTTCTCAGTTTTCCAAGGCGGCGCAGACAGACTAGTTTCATATATGCAAGAAATCTTCCCTGAGTTAGGGTTAGTGAGAGAAGACTGCACTGAGATGAGCTGGATCCAATCCACCTTGTTTAGCAACCAAATGCCGATCGATCCACTTGATGCTCTGCTCAACCGGACTCAACCCGGTCTCAGACAGCTCAAAGCCAAGTCGGATTATGTCCGAACACCTATTCCCTTGAACGCGATCGAAGGCATGGTGAGTATGCTACGTGAACCTGAAGCGGACGAGACTATTTACTACATGGTTCCATACGGTGGAAGAATGGATGAGATATCAGAATCGGAGACTCCATTTCCTCACAGAGCTGGCGCGCTCTACAAACTCGCCGGCTTAACCTACTGGCAAGACTCCGAGGCAGCAGATGCAGACAGATACATAAGCTGGAGCCGCAAGTATTACGAATACATGACTCCTTATGTCTCAAGCTCTCCCAGGGAAGCATATTTCAACTACAGAGATCTCGACATCGGAGTGAATAACCCTAATGGGAAGACGAGCTATGGACGAGCCAGCATTTGGGGGAAACCGTATTACAAGAATAATTTCGATCGTCTTGTTCGGGTGAAGACAGTTGTTGATCCAACCAATTTCTTCAAGAATGAACAGAGCATTCCGCCGTTGCAGGCGAAGTGGACTAAGAAAGGGAATTAA
- the LOC130985073 gene encoding uncharacterized protein LOC130985073: MSTIAENSLRKFRRENFYPYHIRIRSEENGVDPDDGNSWMCSACTLPIFSTPFNTKHGQFLHDQCANLPKKLMDNAFHPGVPLVLKENWDSSSSQYSCDECSKKCGSMFYQCLEPYCDFRLDLLCSLQIKILHRSHEHRLTAVIRGRAAFSCSACGTQHEGLSSPSYLCTACGFWIHKDCASSPNAIRLVQPQQHRHSLFLTYNINVAATSAGYCKCAVCGKIISRGLGAYICYKCKYYAHIRCATWDPRCFEPVLIRDAKLADLLHLPMPDESTSIVRYMLENTDVREEEEEYGDEEVGNPKYRYDQRLHKHPLIFHDEEDSGEADDEDDDDGTGHSSSRVCNACVQFISPPFYSCSQCPDFLLHASCFNLPAEIKHPFHPYHTLSLFTKAPNKYYDVGFFCDGCGIVCSGFAYCCKTCRDCNMDVLCALMPASITHASHGKTHILYMSSHYYSGTCSCCNLYFAGRMSYECGNCRHLKLHARCALLPTTITHKFDAHPLNLTTSTRLTLLTTDDEHDDTQQICEVCEEDIDKRCWNYSCNDCEQWLHINCIPFLDRRVSRVKFGGSVGFKCHDCPLTGVRESTLAGYRCDCCKSKFRYENYKKEHRAYECSKCCYKIHETCAMSEIP; this comes from the exons ATGAGTACCATCGCAGAAAATTCTCTTCGTAAATTCAGGAGGGAGAACTTCTACCCATATCACATTAGAATAAGGAGCGAAGAAAACGGCGTTGATCCAGACGATGGAAATTCTTGGATGTGCAGTGCTTGTACGCTCCCAATCTTCTCCACGCCCTTCAATACCAAACACGGTCAATTCCTGCACGATCAATGCGCTAATCTCCCCAAGAAATTGATGGATAATGCGTTTCACCCCGGCGTTCCCCTCGTGCTCAAGGAAAACTGGGATTCATCATCATCACAATATTCTTGCGATGAATGTAGTAAAAAATGCGGGAGTATGTTCTATCAATGTCTTGAACCTTATTGTGATTTTCGACTCGACTTGTTGTGTAGTTTGCAGATCAAAATCTTGCACAGGAGCCACGAGCACAGGTTGACAGCGGTTATAAGGGGCCGGGCTGCCTTCAGTTGCAGCGCGTGTGGAACGCAACATGAAGGGCTATCGTCTCCGTCGTATCTGTGCACTGCTTGTGGTTTCTGGATTCATAAAGACTGCGCTTCCTCACCTAATGCTATCCGACTAGTGCAACCGCAGCAGCATCGccattctctttttctcacCTATAATATTAATGTAGCTGCTACTTCTGCTGGATATTGCAAATGTGCAGTCTGTGGAAAAATAATCTCGCGTGGATTGGGTGCATATATCTGTTACAAGTGTAAATATTATGCTCATATTAGGTGCGCAACGTGGGATCCTCGCTGTTTTGAGCCAG TGTTAATTCGAGATGCAAAGCTGGCCGACCTGCTCCATCTTCCGATGCCAGATGAAAGCACAAGCATCGTGCGCTATATGTTGGAGAATACTGATGttagagaagaagaagaagaatatggTGATGAGGAGGTTGGTAATCCCAAATACAGATATGATCaaagattacataaacatccGCTGATCTTTCATGATGAAGAGGATAGTGGTGAAGCTGATGATGAAGACGATGATGATGGCACAGGGCATTCTTCATCCCGAGTATGCAATGCGTGTGTTCAGTTCATTTCCCCTCCATTCTACAGCTGCTCCCAATGTCCGGATTTTCTTCTCCACGCCTCTTGTTTCAATCTTCCAGCCGAAATCAAGCACCCCTTTCATCCATACCACACCCTTTCCCTCTTCACAAAAGCACCCAACAAATATTATGATGTAGGTTTCTTCTGCGATGGTTGCGGGATTGTGTGCTCTGGATTCGCCTACTGCTGCAAAACTTGCAGAGACTGCAACATGGATGTTTTGTGCGCACTAATGCCTGCCTCAATCACCCACGCCTCTCACGGGAAGACGCACATTCTTTACATGTCGTCGCATTACTATTCAGGCACGTGTAGTTGCTGCAACCTCTACTTTGCAGGGAGAATGTCGTATGAGTGCGGCAATTGTCGTCATCTAAAACTACATGCTCGCTGCGCTTTGCTTCCCACTACCATTACCCACAAATTTGATGCACATCCTCTCAACCTTACCACCTCAACAAGGTTAACACTCTTAACCACTGATGATGAACATGATGATACCCAACAAATTTGTGAGGTTTGTGAAGAGGATATCGATAAAAGGTGCTGGAACTACAGCTGCAACGACTGCGAGCAGTGGCTTCACATCAACTGCATTCCCTTTCTGGATCGTCGTGTTTCTAGGGTCAAGTTTGGCGGTAGTGTTGGTTTCAAATGCCATGACTGCCCCCTCACTGGTGTCCGAGAGAGTACACTTGCAGGTTATCGCTGCGACTGTTGTAAGTCCAAATTCAGGTATGAAAACTATAAGAAAGAACATCGCGCATATGAATGCTCCAAGTGTTGTTATAAGATACATGAGACCTGCGCCATGTCTGAGATTCCGTGA
- the LOC130985075 gene encoding tetrahydroberberine oxidase-like: MKTPSISTHLSFFLLLILSCSSAAYADRQYNFLQCLSRKANNYSSISDDIYTPANSSYTSILQFQIRNLRFASASTPKPQVIITPEHESEIPPVVRCARLTGLEIRTRSGGHDMEGLSYVSKVPFVVIDLINLSEVTVDVEEKTAWIEAGATTGIVYYKIAEKSPTLGFPGAICTTVGVGGHFSGGGYGAMLRKYGLAGDNVVDARIIDVHGRILDRKSMGEDLFWAIRGAGGASFGVITAWKVQLVDVPKTVTVFSIVRNVEEQKGAELWHRWQYVAPKADKDLFVGVIVFRVNTTVQVNFFSVFQGGADRLVSYMQEIFPELGLVREDCTEMSWIQSTLFSNQMPIDPLDALLNRTQPGLRQLKAKSDYVRTPIPLNTIEGMVSMLREPEADETIYYMVPYGGRMDEISESFTPFPHRAGALYKLAGLTYWQDSEAADADRYISWSRKYYEYMTPYVSSSPREAYFNYRDLDIGVNNPNGKTSYARASIWGKPYYKNNFDRLVRVKTVVDPTNFLKNEQSIPPLQAKWTKKGN; this comes from the coding sequence ATGAAAACTCCTTCAATCTCAACTCATCTCTCATTCTTTCTTCTCCTCATCTTGTCATGCTCATCCGCAGCTTATGCTGATAGACAATACAACTTTCTTCAATGTCTCTCCCGAAAAGCCAACAACTACTCTTCCATTTCAGATGATATTTACACTCCTGCAAACTCATCCTACACTTCCATCCTCCAATTCCAAATCCGAAACCTTAGGTTCGCATCGGCATCTACTCCTAAACCGCAAGTGATCATAACCCCTGAACACGAATCCGAAATCCCACCCGTCGTTCGCTGTGCCAGACTAACTGGTCTGGAAATCAGAACTCGAAGCGGCGGCCATGACATGGAGGGACTGTCTTATGTGTCAAAAGTCCCGTTTGTGGTCATAGATTTGATCAATCTAAGCGAAGTTACAGTCGACGTGGAGGAGAAAACGGCGTGGATCGAAGCAGGTGCAACCACCGGCATTGTATACTACAAGATCGCAGAAAAGAGCCCCACTCTAGGGTTTCCCGGTGCTATTTGCACTACTGTAGGCGTCGGCGGCCACTTCAGCGGAGGAGGCTACGGCGCAATGCTTAGAAAATATGGCCTCGCTGGAGATAACGTCGTTGATGCAAGAATAATCGACGTTCATGGCAGGATTCTCGACAGAAAATCAATGGGGGAGGATTTGTTCTGGGCGATCAGAGGCGCCGGAGGTGCCAGCTTCGGCGTGATCACTGCATGGAAGGTACAACTGGTCGATGTTCCAAAAACAGTCACTGTTTTCTCAATCGTGAGGAATGTGGAAGAACAGAAGGGCGCTGAACTGTGGCACCGCTGGCAATACGTGGCGCCTAAAGCCGACAAAGATTTGTTCGTCGGAGTTATCGTGTTCAGGGTGAACACGACGGTCCAAGTTAATTTCTTCTCAGTTTTCCAAGGCGGCGCGGACAGATTAGTTTCATATATGCAAGAAATCTTCCCTGAGTTAGGGTTAGTGAGAGAAGACTGCACTGAGATGAGCTGGATCCAATCCACCTTGTTTAGCAACCAAATGCCGATCGATCCACTTGATGCTCTGCTTAATCGGACTCAGCCCGGCCTCAGACAGCTCAAAGCCAAGTCGGATTATGTCCGGACACCCATTCCTTTGAACACGATCGAAGGCATGGTGAGTATGCTACGTGAGCCAGAAGCTGACGAGACTATTTACTACATGGTTCCATACGGTGGAAGAATGGATGAAATATCAGAATCATTCACACCGTTTCCTCACAGAGCTGGTGCGCTCTACAAACTCGCCGGCTTAACTTACTGGCAAGACTCCGAGGCAGCAGATGCAGACAGATACATAAGCTGGAGCCGCAAGTATTACGAATACATGACTCCTTACGTCTCGAGCTCGCCCAGGGAAGCGTATTTCAACTACAGAGATCTCGACATCGGAGTGAATAACCCTAATGGGAAGACGAGCTACGCACGAGCCAGCATTTGGGGGAAGCCGTATTACAAGAATAACTTCGATCGTCTTGTTCGGGTGAAGACAGTTGTTGATCCAACTAATTTCTTGAAGAATGAACAGAGCATTCCGCCGTTGCAGGCGAAGTGGACTAAGAAAGGGAATTAA
- the LOC130985076 gene encoding tetrahydroberberine oxidase-like, protein MKTASISTLSFFLLLICLSSSTASADSHDNFLQCLSQQFQNYSSISNDVYTPANSSYTPILLSAIRNTRFASESTPKPQVIITPEHESQIPPVVACARRSGLEIRTRSGGHDMEGLSYVSQVPFVIVDLVNLSDVAVDIEEKTAWIGAGATTGSVYYRIAEKSPVLAFPGSICTTVGVSGHFSGGGYGPLMRKHGLAADNVIDARIIDVNGRILDRKSMGEDLFWAIRGGGGASFGVIVAWKVQLVDVPETVTVFSIIRPLEQNATDLIRRWQYVGPEADRDLFVGVYMFRVNSTIQANFFSLFLGGADRLVAVMRETFPELGLTREECQEMSWVQSTLFLNQGQQEPLEVLLNRTQPGLRQLKTKSDYVQTPMSEGAFDGIVRMLHEPEADETLMYMVPYGGRMDEIPESSTPFPHRAGNLYMIASLVYWQDDEAQDTERYLSWSRRYYSYMTPYVSSSPRQAYLNYRDLDVGVNNPNGETSFARASVWGRKYFKNNFDRLVKVKTVIDPTNFFKNEQSVPPLHSKWT, encoded by the coding sequence ATGAAAACTGCTTCAATCTcaactctctctttctttcttctccTCATCTGCTTATCCTCATCCACAGCTTCTGCAGATAGCCATGACAATTTCCTACAATGCCTCTCCCAACAATTCCAAAACTACTCCTCCATTTCCAACGACGTTTACACTCCTGCAAACTCATCATACACTCCCATCCTTCTATCCGCCATCCGAAACACGAGATTCGCGTCGGAATCTACTCCGAAGCCGCAGGTGATCATAACCCCGGAGCACGAATCCCAGATCCCGCCCGTCGTAGCCTGCGCCAGACGGAGCGGTCTGGAGATCAGAACTCGAAGCGGTGGCCACGACATGGAGGGACTGTCTTACGTGTCACAGGTCCCGTTCGTGATCGTTGACTTGGTCAACCTCAGCGACGTCGCAGTCGACATCGAGGAAAAAACCGCGTGGATCGGAGCGGGCGCAACGACGGGTTCCGTGTACTACAGGATCGCGGAGAAAAGCCCGGTTCTCGCGTTCCCTGGCTCCATCTGCACCACAGTGGGCGTCAGCGGCCACTTCAGCGGAGGCGGCTACGGCCCACTGATGAGGAAACACGGCCTCGCCGCGGATAACGTGATCGATGCGAGAATAATTGACGTGAACGGCAGGATCCTCGACAGGAAATCAATGGGCGAGGATCTTTTCTGGGCGATCAGAGGCGGCGGGGGCGCCAGCTTCGGCGTGATCGTGGCCTGGAAGGTACAACTGGTGGATGTTCCAGAAACCGTCACTGTTTTCTCCATCATCAGGCCGTTGGAGCAGAACGCGACGGATTTGATCCGTCGCTGGCAATACGTGGGGCCTGAAGCCGACAGAGATCTTTTCGTCGGTGTCTACATGTTCAGGGTTAACTCCACCATCCAAGCCAACTTCTTCTCCCTCTTCCTCGGCGGCGCAGACAGATTAGTTGCAGTGATGCGAGAAACCTTCCCCGAGCTAGGGCTAACAAGAGAAGAGTGCCAAGAAATGAGCTGGGTTCAATCCACCCTATTCCTCAACCAAGGGCAGCAGGAGCCGCTCGAGGTCCTGCTGAACCGGACTCAACCCGGTCTAAGACAGCTCAAGACAAAATCCGACTACGTGCAGACGCCCATGTCGGAGGGCGCCTTCGACGGCATCGTGAGAATGCTGCACGAGCCGGAGGCCGACGAGACGCTGATGTACATGGTCCCATACGGCGGGAGAATGGACGAGATTCCAGAATCTTCCACTCCGTTTCCACACAGAGCCGGCAACTTGTACATGATCGCCAGTTTAGTATATTGGCAAGACGACGAGGCTCAAGATACGGAAAGGTACCTGAGTTGGAGCAGAAGGTACTACAGTTACATGACTCCTTACGTCTCGAGCTCGCCCAGGCAAGCGTATCTGAACTACAGAGATCTCGACGTCGGAGTGAATAACCCTAACGGGGAGACGAGCTTCGCGAGAGCCAGCGTTTGGGGAAGGAAATATTTCAAGAATAATTTCGATCGTCTCGTGAAGGTTAAAACGGTGATTGATCCGACCAATTTCTTCAAGAATGAACAGAGCGTTCCACCGTTGCATTCTAAGTGGACTTAG